The following are from one region of the Salvia hispanica cultivar TCC Black 2014 chromosome 1, UniMelb_Shisp_WGS_1.0, whole genome shotgun sequence genome:
- the LOC125193415 gene encoding L-type lectin-domain containing receptor kinase IX.1-like: MATLCSPSAHGHLIIFLLFLTPFSLSLNFQLPRFSPDDTSILLEGDAVFSVGKIELNMVNYVFRVGRVIYNGKVPLWSSSSSADFTTRFSFTIDTRKNPQHGNGLAFFLAPVGFEIPPNSGGGFLGLFNTTTTGSSRSQILHVEFDSFPNSGEWDPPYEHVGINKNSIASSVTTPWNVTLHDGEAADVWIVYIAAATNLTVFWSYNGAPNSSLSYQVDIKEVLPQWATVGISAATGSNVERHILHSWEFASSLDIKETGQNNTETALIVGLSVAAFVFVTVAVLAYVLVKKRRAKKTRNRAYSVSIGDEDLERATGPRRFSYQELASATNNFSEAKKQGEGGFGGVYKGHLVDLDIPVAVKRISKGSRQGKKEYIAEVKTIGMLRHRNLVQLIGWCHDQGEFMLVYEFMPNGSLDRHLFSRTSCLQWTLRYSIAKGLASALLYLHEEWEQCVVHRDIKSSNVMLDSSFNAKLGDFGLARLMEHGINPKTTGIAGTLGYLAPEYVMSGRASKESDVFSFGVVALEIATGRRSTDPLEEKGLVAWAWELYGKGQLVSGVDGRLEGEFDGREVERVMMVGLWCAHPDWNRRPSIREAIQVLNLEKEGPTLPLEMPTPVYNAPALAPALAPGSTSSAASTEPFITGSSIDIGR; encoded by the exons ATGGCCACATTGTGCTCTCCCTCTGCACATGGACATCTCAtcatctttcttctctttctcacccctttctccctctctctcaacTTCCAATTACCCCGGTTCAGCCCCGATGACACCTCCATACTCCTCGAAGGCGATGCCGTGTTCTCCGTCGGAAAAATCGAGCTCAACATGGTCAACTATGTCTTCCGTGTCGGCCGAGTTATATACAACGGCAAG GTGCCTCTGTGGAGCTCTTCCAGTTCCGCAGATTTCACCACCCGTTTCTCCTTCACCATCGACACGCGGAAAAATCCGCAGCACGGCAACGGCCTCGCCTTCTTCCTTGCTCCCGTCGGGTTCGAGATCCCTCCCAACTCCGGGGGCGGCTTCCTAGGCCTCTTCAACACCACCACCACGGGCTCCTCGCGGAGCCAGATCCTCCACGTGGAGTTCGACTCCTTCCCGAACTCCGGCGAGTGGGACCCGCCGTACGAGCACGTGGGGATCAACAAGAACTCCATCGCCTCCTCCGTCACCACGCCGTGGAACGTCACTTTACACGACGGAGAGGCCGCGGATGTCTGGATCGTCTACATCGCGGCCGCTACGAACCTAACCGTCTTCTGGAGCTACAACGGCGCCCCTAATTCAAGCCTTTCTTATCAAGTGGATATCAAAGAAGTCCTACCTCAATGGGCCACGGTTGGGATCTCGGCTGCCACGGGCTCCAACGTCGAACGCCACATTCTTCATTCGTGGGAGTTCGCTTCGAGTTTAGATATTAAAGAAACTGGTCAAAATAACACCGAAACAGCACTGATTGTAGGATTATCCGTAGCAGCGTTTGTGTTTGTAACCGTTGCTGTATTAGCATACGTGTTAGTGAAGAAACGAAGAGCGAAGAAAACCCGAAACAGAGCTTATTCAGTATCCATAGGAGATGAGGATCTTGAGAGAGCAACCGGGCCGAGGAGATTTTCCTACCAAGAGCTTGCTTCGGCCACAAACAACTTCTCCGAAGCAAAAAAACAAGGAGAGGGAGGATTCGGAGGCGTTTACAAAGGCCACCTCGTGGATCTAGATATCCCGGTCGCGGTGAAGAGAATCTCCAAGGGATCAAGGCAAGGGAAGAAGGAGTACATCGCGGAGGTGAAGACCATAGGCATGTTGAGACACAGGAACCTGGTGCAACTGATCGGTTGGTGCCACGACCAGGGTGAGTTCATGCTCGTCTACGAGTTCATGCCTAACGGAAGCCTGGACCGTCATCTATTTAGCAGAACTTCATGTCTACAGTGGACATTGAGATACAGTATAGCTAAGGGATTGGCATCCGCACTGCTCTACCTCCACGAGGAATGGGAGCAGTGCGTGGTGCACAGGGACATTAAGTCGAGCAATGTTATGTTGGATTCCAGCTTCAATGCCAAGCTAGGCGACTTTGGACTGGCTCGGCTGATGGAGCATGGGATCAACCCGAAGACGACAGGGATAGCCGGGACGTTGGGGTATCTGGCGCCAGAGTATGTGATGAGTGGGAGAGCTAGTAAGGAATCGGATGTGTTTAGCTTTGGGGTAGTGGCGCTGGAGATTGCGACGGGAAGGCGATCAACGGATCCTTTGGAGGAGAAAGGGCTGGTGGCGTGGGCGTGGGAGCTGTATGGGAAGGGGCAACTTGTGTCGGGTGTGGACGGGAGACTGGAAGGGGAGTTTGATGGGAGGGAGGTGGAGAGAGTGATGATGGTGGGGCTTTGGTGTGCTCATCCTGACTGGAATAGGAGGCCGTCGATTCGAGAAGCGATCCAGGTTTTGAATTTGGAGAAAGAGGGGCCTACGCTTCCGTTGGAAATGCCAACGCCGGTGTATAATGCACCTGCTCTTGCTCCGGCTCTGGCTCCGGGTAGTACCTCATCAGCTGCCTCTACCGAGCCATTTATCACCGGCTCTAGTATCGATATTGGCCGATAA
- the LOC125219406 gene encoding L-type lectin-domain containing receptor kinase IX.1-like isoform X1 — MATFSSTHTLVITFLLFLTPFSLSLNFQFPRFSPDDTAILLEGDAAISVGKMELNMVSYIFRVGRVIYNGKVPLWSSSSSADFTTRFSFTIDTRKNPLYGSGLAFFLAPAGFQIPPNSGGGFLGLFNTTTTGSPRNQILSVEFDTYANPEWDPPHQHVGINKNSIASSVTTPWNFTSHDGEAADVWIVYVAAAKNLTVFYSYNGAPNSSLSYQVDIREVLPQWATVGISAATGPNVEHNILHSWEFTSSLDIEESLDIEGNRKIAVALIVGLAIGAFALITVAVLACALVKKRRAKKTQNRTYSRTIGDDDLERATGPRRFSYQELASATNNFSEARKLGEGGFGGVYKGHLVDLDIPVAVKRISKESRQGKKEYIAEVKTIGMLRHRNLVRLIGWCHGQGKFMLVYEFMPNGSLDRHLFSRTSSLQWSLRYSIAKGLASALLYLHEEWEQCVVHRDIKSSNVMLDSNFNIKLGDFGLARLMEHGINPKTTGIAGTLGYLAPEYVSSGRASKRSDVFSFGVVALEIATGRRSTEPLDQIGLVAWAWDLYGNGQILSGADGRLEGEFDRREVECVMMVGLWCAHPDCNMRPSIRQAIQVLNFEKEGPTLPFEMPTPVYHAPALAPPPAGTSTEPFITVSSVDIGR; from the exons ATGGCCACATTTTCTTCCACACATACACTTGTCATCACCTTTCTCCTCTTTCTcactcctttctctctctctctcaacttCCAATTTCCCCGGTTCAGCCCCGATGACACCGCCATACTCCTCGAAGGCGACGCCGCGATCTCCGTCGGAAAAATGGAGCTCAACATGGTCAGCTACATCTTCCGCGTCGGCCGAGTTATCTACAACGGAAAG GTGCCTCTATGGAGCTCCTCCAGCTCCGCAGATTTCACCACCCGTTTCTCCTTCACCATCGACACACGGAAAAATCCGCTGTACGGCAGCGGCCTTGCCTTCTTCCTCGCGCCAGCCGGGTTCCAGATCCCGCCCAACTCCGGGGGCGGCTTCTTAGGCCTCTTcaacaccaccaccaccggCTCCCCGCGAAACCAGATCCTCTCCGTGGAGTTCGACACCTACGCAAACCCCGAGTGGGACCCGCCTCACCAGCACGTGGGGATCAACAAGAACTCCATCGCCTCCTCCGTCACCACGCCGTGGAACTTCACATCGCACGACGGAGAGGCCGCGGATGTTTGGATTGTCTACGTCGCGGCCGCTAAGAACTTGACCGTTTTCTATAGCTACAATGGCGCCCCCAATTCAAGCCTTTCGTATCAAGTGGACATCAGAGAGGTTCTACCTCAGTGGGCCACGGTTGGGATCTCTGCAGCCACGGGACCCAACGTCGAACACAACATTCTCCATTCGTGGGAGTTCACTTCGAGTTTGGATATCGAAGAGAGTTTAGATATCGAAGGGAATAGGAAGATAGCAGTAGCACTGATAGTGGGCTTGGCTATAGGGGCGTTTGCTTTGATAACCGTAGCTGTATTAGCATGTGCACTGGTGAAGAAACGGAGAGCAAAGAAAACCCAAAACAGAACTTATTCGAGAACGATAGGAGATGATGATCTCGAAAGAGCAACGGGGCCACGAAGATTTTCCTACCAAGAGCTTGCTTCGGCCACAAACAACTTCTCTGAAGCCAGGAAACTAGGAGAGGGAGGATTCGGAGGCGTTTACAAAGGACACCTCGTAGATTTAGATATCCCGGTTGCCGTGAAGAGAATCTCCAAGGAATCTCGGCAAGGGAAGAAGGAGTACATCGCGGAGGTGAAGACCATAGGCATGTTGCGCCACAGGAACCTGGTGCGACTGATTGGTTGGTGCCACGGCCAGGGCAAGTTCATGCTCGTTTACGAGTTCATGCCTAACGGAAGCCTGGACCGTCATCTGTTCAGCAGAACTTCAAGTCTGCAATGGAGTCTGAGATACAGTATAGCTAAGGGATTGGCATCCGCACTGCTCTACCTCCACGAGGAATGGGAGCAGTGCGTGGTGCACAGGGACATCAAGTCGAGCAATGTGATGCTGGATTCCAACTTCAACATCAAGCTAGGCGACTTTGGGCTGGCGCGGCTGATGGAGCATGGGATCAACCCCAAGACCACAGGGATAGCCGGGACGCTAGGGTATCTAGCGCCCGAGTATGTGAGCAGTGGCAGAGCCAGCAAGCGATCGGATGTGTTTAGCTTTGGGGTGGTGGCTCTGGAGATTGCGACAGGAAGACGGTCGACAGAGCCGTTGGATCAGATAGGGTTGGTGGCATGGGCTTGGGATCTGTATGGGAATGGACAGATTCTGTCAGGGGCGGATGGGAGACTGGAAGGGGAGTTTGATCGGAGGGAAGTGGAGTGCGTGATGATGGTGGGACTCTGGTGTGCTCATCCTGACTGTAATATGAGGCCGTCGATTCGACAAGCAATCCAGGTTTTGAATTTCGAGAAAGAGGGGCCTACACTTCCATTCGAAATGCCGACACCAGTATATCATGCACCTGCTCTTGCTCCGCCTCCGGCTGGTACCTCAACAGAGCCTTTTATCACCGTCTCTAGTGTCGATATTGGCAGATAA
- the LOC125219406 gene encoding L-type lectin-domain containing receptor kinase IX.1-like isoform X2 yields MTPPYSSKATPRSPSEKWSSTWSATSSASAELSTTESFKCLQVPLWSSSSSADFTTRFSFTIDTRKNPLYGSGLAFFLAPAGFQIPPNSGGGFLGLFNTTTTGSPRNQILSVEFDTYANPEWDPPHQHVGINKNSIASSVTTPWNFTSHDGEAADVWIVYVAAAKNLTVFYSYNGAPNSSLSYQVDIREVLPQWATVGISAATGPNVEHNILHSWEFTSSLDIEESLDIEGNRKIAVALIVGLAIGAFALITVAVLACALVKKRRAKKTQNRTYSRTIGDDDLERATGPRRFSYQELASATNNFSEARKLGEGGFGGVYKGHLVDLDIPVAVKRISKESRQGKKEYIAEVKTIGMLRHRNLVRLIGWCHGQGKFMLVYEFMPNGSLDRHLFSRTSSLQWSLRYSIAKGLASALLYLHEEWEQCVVHRDIKSSNVMLDSNFNIKLGDFGLARLMEHGINPKTTGIAGTLGYLAPEYVSSGRASKRSDVFSFGVVALEIATGRRSTEPLDQIGLVAWAWDLYGNGQILSGADGRLEGEFDRREVECVMMVGLWCAHPDCNMRPSIRQAIQVLNFEKEGPTLPFEMPTPVYHAPALAPPPAGTSTEPFITVSSVDIGR; encoded by the exons ATGACACCGCCATACTCCTCGAAGGCGACGCCGCGATCTCCGTCGGAAAAATGGAGCTCAACATGGTCAGCTACATCTTCCGCGTCGGCCGAGTTATCTACAACGGAAAG tttcaaatgCCTACAGGTGCCTCTATGGAGCTCCTCCAGCTCCGCAGATTTCACCACCCGTTTCTCCTTCACCATCGACACACGGAAAAATCCGCTGTACGGCAGCGGCCTTGCCTTCTTCCTCGCGCCAGCCGGGTTCCAGATCCCGCCCAACTCCGGGGGCGGCTTCTTAGGCCTCTTcaacaccaccaccaccggCTCCCCGCGAAACCAGATCCTCTCCGTGGAGTTCGACACCTACGCAAACCCCGAGTGGGACCCGCCTCACCAGCACGTGGGGATCAACAAGAACTCCATCGCCTCCTCCGTCACCACGCCGTGGAACTTCACATCGCACGACGGAGAGGCCGCGGATGTTTGGATTGTCTACGTCGCGGCCGCTAAGAACTTGACCGTTTTCTATAGCTACAATGGCGCCCCCAATTCAAGCCTTTCGTATCAAGTGGACATCAGAGAGGTTCTACCTCAGTGGGCCACGGTTGGGATCTCTGCAGCCACGGGACCCAACGTCGAACACAACATTCTCCATTCGTGGGAGTTCACTTCGAGTTTGGATATCGAAGAGAGTTTAGATATCGAAGGGAATAGGAAGATAGCAGTAGCACTGATAGTGGGCTTGGCTATAGGGGCGTTTGCTTTGATAACCGTAGCTGTATTAGCATGTGCACTGGTGAAGAAACGGAGAGCAAAGAAAACCCAAAACAGAACTTATTCGAGAACGATAGGAGATGATGATCTCGAAAGAGCAACGGGGCCACGAAGATTTTCCTACCAAGAGCTTGCTTCGGCCACAAACAACTTCTCTGAAGCCAGGAAACTAGGAGAGGGAGGATTCGGAGGCGTTTACAAAGGACACCTCGTAGATTTAGATATCCCGGTTGCCGTGAAGAGAATCTCCAAGGAATCTCGGCAAGGGAAGAAGGAGTACATCGCGGAGGTGAAGACCATAGGCATGTTGCGCCACAGGAACCTGGTGCGACTGATTGGTTGGTGCCACGGCCAGGGCAAGTTCATGCTCGTTTACGAGTTCATGCCTAACGGAAGCCTGGACCGTCATCTGTTCAGCAGAACTTCAAGTCTGCAATGGAGTCTGAGATACAGTATAGCTAAGGGATTGGCATCCGCACTGCTCTACCTCCACGAGGAATGGGAGCAGTGCGTGGTGCACAGGGACATCAAGTCGAGCAATGTGATGCTGGATTCCAACTTCAACATCAAGCTAGGCGACTTTGGGCTGGCGCGGCTGATGGAGCATGGGATCAACCCCAAGACCACAGGGATAGCCGGGACGCTAGGGTATCTAGCGCCCGAGTATGTGAGCAGTGGCAGAGCCAGCAAGCGATCGGATGTGTTTAGCTTTGGGGTGGTGGCTCTGGAGATTGCGACAGGAAGACGGTCGACAGAGCCGTTGGATCAGATAGGGTTGGTGGCATGGGCTTGGGATCTGTATGGGAATGGACAGATTCTGTCAGGGGCGGATGGGAGACTGGAAGGGGAGTTTGATCGGAGGGAAGTGGAGTGCGTGATGATGGTGGGACTCTGGTGTGCTCATCCTGACTGTAATATGAGGCCGTCGATTCGACAAGCAATCCAGGTTTTGAATTTCGAGAAAGAGGGGCCTACACTTCCATTCGAAATGCCGACACCAGTATATCATGCACCTGCTCTTGCTCCGCCTCCGGCTGGTACCTCAACAGAGCCTTTTATCACCGTCTCTAGTGTCGATATTGGCAGATAA